A part of Canis lupus familiaris isolate Mischka breed German Shepherd chromosome 4, alternate assembly UU_Cfam_GSD_1.0, whole genome shotgun sequence genomic DNA contains:
- the SELENOP gene encoding selenoprotein P precursor (The RefSeq protein has 15 substitutions compared to this genomic sequence): MWRSLGLALALCLLPWGGAESQGQSSFCKQPPAWSIRDQNPMLNSSGSVTVVALLQASUYLCILQASRLEDLRVKLEKEGFLNISYVVVNHQGLSSQLKYMYLKNKVSEHIPVYQQEENQTDVWTLLNGKKDDFLIYDRCGRLVYHLGLPYSFLTFPYVEEAIKRAYCEEKCGNCSLTVLEDEEVCKMVSSGTVESTTEAPQPHPHDHHLHHHHHHHHKHWHRLMPHGNDELSENQQPEEPDVSEHPAPQGLHRHHKHKDHQRQGHPDNUDMPAGSESLQLSVPQNQLURKGCRNQLLCKLPRDSGLAPSSUCUHURHLIFEKTGSAITUQCKETLPSLCSUQGLWAEENVIESUQURWPPAAUQASQQLRPTEASTNUSUKYKTKMUKULTY, translated from the exons ATGTGGAGAAGCCTGGGGCTTGCCCTGGCTCTCTGTCTTCTCccgtggggaggagcagagagccagggACAAAGCTCCTTTTGTAAGCAACCTCCAGCCTGGAGCATAAGGGATCAAAATCCAATGCTGAACTCAAGTGGTTCAGTGACAGTGGTTGCTCTTCTTCAAGCCAGCTGATACCTGTGCATACTGCAGGCATCCAG atTGGAAGACCTGCGGGTAAAGCTGGAGAAAGAAGGATTTTTGAACATCTCCTATGTTGTTGTTAATCATCAAGGACTCTCTtctcaattaaaatatatgtatcttaaAAATAAGGTTTCAGAGCACATTCCTGTTTATCAACaagaagaaaatcaaacagaTGTCTGGACTCTCTTAAATGGGAAAAAGGATGACTTCCTCATATATGACag atgtgGCCGTCTTGTATATCATCTTGGTTTGCCTTACTCCTTCCTAACTTTTCCATATGTAGAAGAAGCCATTAAGAGGGCTTACTGTGAAGAGAAATGTGGAAACTGCTCTCTCacg GTCCTGGAAGATGAAGAGGTCTGTAAAATGGTATCTTCAGGCACCGTGGAAAGCACAACTGAGGCTCCCCAACCACATCCCCATGACCACCAccttcaccatcatcatcatcatcatcacaagcATTGGCATCGGCTGATGCCTCATGGGAATGATGAGCTTTCAGAGAATCAGCAACCAGAAGAACCAGATGTTTCCGAGCATCCTGCACCTCAAGGCCTTCATCGCCACCATAAGCACAAGGACCACCAGAGACAGGGCCACCCAGACAACTGAGATATGCCAGCAGGAAGTGAAAGTTTACAACTTTCTGTTCCACAAAATCAGCTCTGACGAAAGGGATGTAGAAACCAGTTACTCTGCAAATTGCCTAGAGATTCAGGGTTGGCCCCTAGCAGCTGATGCTGACACTGACGACATCTGATATTTGAAAAGACAGGGTCTGCAATCACCTGACAATGTAAAGAAACCCTCCCCTCTTTATGCAGCTGACAGGGACTTTGGGCAGAGGAGAACGTCATTGAGTCTTGACAGTGACGTTGGCCTCCAGCTGCATGACAAGCAAGTCAGCAGCTCAGGCCCACAGAAGCCAGCACCAATTGAAGCTGAAAATATAAGACCAAAATGTGAAAATGACTTACATACTAA